A genomic segment from Marmota flaviventris isolate mMarFla1 chromosome 7, mMarFla1.hap1, whole genome shotgun sequence encodes:
- the Adra2c gene encoding alpha-2C adrenergic receptor yields the protein MASPALAAALAVAAAEGPNASGAGDGGSGGGANASGATWGPPPGQYSAGAVAGLAAVVGFLIVFTVVGNVLVVIAVLTSRALRAPQNLFLVSLASADILVATLVMPFSLANELMAYWYFGQVWCGVYLALDVLFCTSSIVHLCAISLDRYWSVTQAVEYNLKRTPRRVKATIVAVWLISAVISFPPLVSFYRQPDGAAYPQCGLNDETWYILSSCIGSFFAPCLIMGLVYARIYRVAKLRTRTLSEKRAPAGPDGASPTTENGLGTAAGENGHCAPPRADVEPDESSAAERRRRRGALRRGGRRRAGAEGDADVPGPGTAPADQGALAAARSPGPGGRLSRASSRSVEFFLSRRRRARSSVCRRKVAQAREKRFTFVLAVVMGVFVLCWFPFFFSYSLYGICREACQLPDPLFKFFFWIGYCNSSLNPVIYTVFNQDFRRSFKHILFRRRRRGFRQ from the coding sequence ATGGCTTCCCCGGCGCTGGCGGCGGCGctggcggtggcggcggcggagGGCCCCAACGCGAGCGGCGCCGGCGACGGGGGCAGCGGCGGGGGCGCCAACGCCTCAGGGGCTACCTGGGGGCCACCACCAGGCCAGTACTCGGCCGGCGCTGTGGCGGGGCTGGCGGCCGTGGTGGGCTTCCTCATCGTCTTCACCGTGGTGGGCAACGTGCTGGTGGTAATCGCCGTGCTGACCAGTCGGGCGCTGCGCGCGCCACAGAACCTCTTCCTGGTGTCGCTGGCCTCGGCCGACATCCTGGTGGCCACGCTGGTTATGCCCTTCTCGCTGGCCAATGAGCTCATGGCCTACTGGTACTTTGGGCAGGTGTGGTGCGGTGTGTACCTGGCACTCGACGTGCTCTTCTGCACCTCGTCCATCGTGCACCTGTGCGCCATCAGCCTGGACCGCTACTGGTCGGTGACGCAGGCCGTCGAGTACAACCTGAAGCGCACACCTCGCCGCGTTAAGGCCACAATCGTGGCTGTGTGGCTCATCTCGGCCGTCATCTCCTTCCCACCGCTGGTCTCCTTCTACCGTCAGCCCGACGGAGCCGCCTACCCTCAGTGCGGCCTCAACGACGAGACCTGGTACATCCTGTCCTCCTGCATCGGCTCCTTCTTCGCGCCTTGCCTAATCATGGGCCTGGTCTATGCGCGCATTTACCGGGTAGCCAAGCTGCGCACGCGCACACTCAGCGAGAAGCGCGCTCCCGCGGGCCCCGACGGCGCATCTCCGACCACTGAGAACGGGCTGGGCACTGCGGCGGGCGAGAACGGGCACTGCGCACCCCCGCGCGCCGACGTGGAGCCAGACGAGAGCAGCGCCGCTGAGAGGCGGCGGCGCCGGGGCGCGCTGCGGCGGGGCGGACGGCGGCGCGCGGGCGCCGAGGGGGACGCGGATGTGCCGGGGCCCGGGACCGCGCCTGCTGACCAGGGCGCCCTGGCGGCAGCCCGGTCCCCGGGTCCTGGCGGGCGCTTGTCGCGCGCCAGCTCGCGCTCCGTCGAGTTCTTCCTGTCGCGCCGGCGCCGGGCGCGCAGCAGCGTCTGCCGCCGCAAGGTGGCCCAAGCGCGGGAGAAGCGCTTCACCTTCGTGCTGGCCGTGGTCATGGGCGTGTTCGTGCTCTGCTGGTTCCCTTTCTTCTTCAGCTACAGTCTGTACGGCATCTGCCGCGAGGCCTGCCAGCTGCCTGACCCGCTCTTTAAGTTCTTCTTCTGGATCGGCTACTGCAACAGCTCGCTCAACCCGGTCATCTACACGGTCTTCAACCAGGACTTCCGGCGCTCCTTCAAGCACATCCTCTTCCGACGCAGGAGAAGGGGCTTCCGACAGTGA